From one uncultured Methanoregula sp. genomic stretch:
- a CDS encoding V-type ATP synthase subunit E: MAYENLLNSVDESAQERERELRERGKTLAEEIRTNAKREAEELQSRAIREAERSAAIERNKQLYLTKGGIKEKSLRSREQVFLAAFNEAEKQLAGIRGDSKYPAVFERLAREAVGTMENTPFRIHVDRRDLEICNKTLATLGVRCEVLTDITCAGGLVASSPDGLVVISNTVGSRLERIRELKRREIYAILSGG; this comes from the coding sequence ATGGCCTATGAGAATCTTTTAAACTCCGTGGATGAGAGTGCACAGGAACGGGAACGGGAGCTCCGGGAACGGGGAAAAACCCTCGCAGAAGAGATCCGTACCAACGCAAAGAGGGAGGCTGAGGAACTGCAGAGCCGCGCCATACGGGAAGCGGAACGATCTGCTGCCATCGAGCGGAACAAGCAGCTTTACCTCACGAAAGGGGGGATCAAGGAGAAATCCCTCCGGAGCAGGGAGCAGGTCTTTCTTGCGGCTTTCAATGAAGCAGAAAAGCAGCTTGCAGGGATCCGCGGGGACAGCAAATACCCGGCAGTATTTGAACGGCTCGCCCGCGAGGCGGTCGGCACCATGGAAAACACTCCGTTCCGGATCCATGTCGACAGACGCGATCTTGAGATCTGCAACAAGACCCTGGCGACACTTGGAGTACGATGTGAAGTCCTCACCGATATTACCTGTGCCGGCGGGCTCGTGGCCAGTTCTCCGGACGGCCTTGTGGTGATCTCCAACACGGTCGGGTCCCGGCTCGAACGGATCAGGGAGCTCAAGCGACGCGAGATCTACGCCATTCTATCAGGAGGCTGA
- a CDS encoding ATPase, producing the protein MVGWEVPIGAAIAFSFGAIGTGWAQSRIGAAGAGAIAERPETVGSIIILEAIPETLVILGFVVAAMIILMVK; encoded by the coding sequence ATGGTTGGATGGGAAGTCCCGATTGGAGCTGCAATTGCATTTTCCTTCGGTGCTATCGGCACCGGATGGGCACAGTCACGTATCGGCGCCGCTGGCGCAGGAGCTATAGCCGAACGACCGGAGACCGTGGGATCGATCATTATTCTCGAAGCAATCCCGGAAACGCTGGTCATCCTCGGGTTCGTCGTTGCTGCGATGATCATCCTGATGGTGAAGTGA
- a CDS encoding response regulator produces the protein MEDDTILSELEKILLEKLGYHVCGHADNARDAITGIQKKNPDLVLLDIELHENYEGILVGDFLNSKTNIPFIYVSGHDDKLTIEKARKTVPDGFLLKPFNDSQLRVAIEMAVR, from the coding sequence GTGGAGGATGATACGATACTATCCGAGCTGGAAAAAATATTACTGGAAAAACTTGGATACCATGTGTGCGGGCATGCAGACAACGCGCGGGACGCAATAACAGGGATCCAGAAAAAAAATCCGGACCTCGTCCTTCTTGACATCGAATTACACGAGAATTATGAAGGAATTCTCGTGGGAGATTTTCTCAATTCAAAGACCAATATCCCGTTTATTTACGTTAGCGGACATGATGACAAACTGACCATTGAGAAGGCAAGAAAGACCGTCCCGGATGGTTTTCTTTTAAAGCCGTTCAATGACAGCCAGCTCCGGGTTGCTATCGAAATGGCGGTACGGTGA
- a CDS encoding PEGA domain-containing protein has protein sequence MVHTLQKTSLLVLAGLLLAGLALLTPAAASPAGMQVYSTPTGANACLDGWWWQTTPATFDNIGNGWHTVVVYMDGYQSFSETDYVEDGTQVVNANLIRLGPTVGFLDITSEPNSADVYFDGTYYGNAPMVIGNLWVGNHKLVVRKAGYYDVTDSIPISSGQTYYYNAVLSAYPQQPATGSLQIDSTPGGAAIFLNGNYKGNTPASGVMYITELAPGTYNLRIVMQDYQPYVQSAPVTAGIINDIHATLVPVVQGTVRDTTGQILVSSSPSGANIYLDNAYKGISPLTLTNIPEGSHTVTLRVNGYQDFAKPVNVVGGSTVDVSGTLSSGSPANPTTPAPKPTKSATGWIPVVLALGICGVLFLARKKA, from the coding sequence ATGGTTCATACCTTACAGAAAACCTCCCTGCTTGTACTGGCAGGATTGCTCCTGGCAGGTCTTGCACTGCTCACACCGGCAGCTGCATCTCCTGCAGGTATGCAGGTCTATTCAACCCCGACGGGTGCCAATGCCTGCCTTGATGGCTGGTGGTGGCAGACAACCCCGGCAACATTCGACAATATCGGCAATGGCTGGCACACGGTTGTGGTTTACATGGACGGGTACCAGTCCTTTTCGGAAACAGATTATGTTGAGGATGGGACGCAGGTTGTGAATGCAAACCTGATCCGGCTTGGTCCCACGGTCGGTTTCCTGGACATCACGTCGGAGCCGAACAGTGCTGACGTCTATTTCGACGGCACGTATTACGGGAATGCCCCGATGGTCATCGGGAACCTCTGGGTCGGGAACCACAAGCTGGTTGTCCGGAAAGCCGGGTATTATGATGTTACGGATAGCATTCCCATCTCCTCCGGCCAGACGTATTATTACAACGCAGTTCTGAGCGCGTACCCCCAGCAGCCCGCGACCGGCTCCCTCCAGATCGATTCGACCCCCGGGGGAGCGGCGATTTTCCTGAATGGTAACTACAAGGGCAACACTCCTGCAAGCGGAGTGATGTACATCACCGAACTTGCCCCGGGTACCTATAACCTGCGTATCGTGATGCAGGATTACCAGCCTTATGTCCAGTCCGCCCCGGTGACCGCCGGCATCATCAATGACATACACGCCACACTGGTCCCGGTTGTGCAGGGCACGGTTCGCGATACCACCGGCCAGATCCTTGTCTCCTCCTCCCCATCAGGTGCGAACATCTACCTCGATAATGCCTACAAGGGCATCTCCCCGCTGACTCTCACGAATATTCCTGAGGGGAGCCACACGGTGACGCTGCGCGTGAATGGGTACCAGGATTTCGCAAAACCCGTGAATGTTGTCGGTGGCAGCACCGTTGATGTATCGGGCACGCTCTCTTCTGGTTCACCGGCGAACCCGACCACCCCGGCCCCCAAGCCGACAAAATCCGCAACAGGCTGGATCCCTGTCGTGCTGGCACTGGGAATCTGCGGTGTACTCTTCCTTGCAAGAAAGAAAGCATAA
- a CDS encoding MFS transporter: MRCGNTMPGAAALLESPSHQRLFVILISIASFMGTLDSTIVNISLPTIADYYHTSVTLVSWIPVAYLLTLAAALIAFGRFADLHGYRNVYLSGFAIFTVASFLCAFSPSIEVLIGCRILQGLGAAMLQAIGGAMIALYLPRDRRGWALGMLSTFAAIGIAVGPVMGGYLTEYLSWHWIFLVNIPVGILAILLGRMVMPEDHPVTSSRSAFDLAGAGLLFLALASFIFTISMGRTFGYGSPVILTTAILFIVGTSAFLYRESHVPDPLIRLSLFKNRDYTLGNAGLLCVFTLYLGSSFLLPFYLEQGRGLTTDIAGLFMLVPALALIVTSSVAGRVSDRIGSRILCIASGFCFIGAMLLFTTLSTATPFPLLILNLLLFGCSIGLFVAPNFRLLMSHAPPGEEGVISSLAMTVRNTGSSIGVAVFSMLFVFAAGITSGSAGMTAAQRDAGLHTAFIFGFAVAFIVLVTAYFSHEREDPEGHSPEA; the protein is encoded by the coding sequence ATGCGATGCGGGAATACCATGCCCGGTGCTGCAGCTCTTCTTGAATCGCCATCGCATCAGCGCCTTTTTGTCATACTCATCTCCATTGCCTCGTTCATGGGAACGCTGGATTCCACGATTGTCAATATCTCCCTCCCGACGATCGCGGACTATTACCATACCAGTGTCACCCTTGTTTCCTGGATCCCGGTTGCCTACCTGCTTACCCTTGCAGCGGCACTCATCGCCTTTGGGCGTTTTGCCGATCTCCACGGGTACCGGAATGTCTACCTCTCGGGATTTGCTATTTTCACCGTGGCCTCTTTCCTGTGCGCATTCTCCCCCTCGATCGAGGTTCTCATCGGGTGCCGGATCCTCCAGGGACTCGGGGCAGCGATGCTCCAGGCGATCGGCGGGGCCATGATCGCCCTGTACCTCCCCAGGGACCGCCGGGGGTGGGCGCTTGGCATGCTCTCGACGTTCGCGGCGATCGGCATCGCAGTCGGGCCGGTTATGGGTGGATACCTGACCGAGTACCTGAGCTGGCACTGGATCTTCCTCGTGAATATCCCGGTCGGTATTTTGGCGATCCTTCTCGGCCGGATGGTCATGCCGGAAGACCATCCGGTGACATCGTCCCGGTCGGCATTCGATCTCGCCGGGGCCGGCCTTTTGTTCCTCGCACTGGCCTCCTTTATCTTCACGATATCCATGGGAAGGACATTTGGGTACGGCTCCCCGGTCATTCTCACGACAGCGATCCTTTTCATTGTCGGGACCTCTGCGTTCCTGTACCGCGAGTCGCATGTGCCGGACCCGCTTATACGCCTCTCGCTTTTTAAGAACCGCGATTACACGCTGGGCAATGCCGGGCTTCTCTGTGTCTTTACCCTGTATCTCGGGAGCAGTTTCCTGCTGCCGTTCTACCTGGAGCAGGGACGGGGACTTACAACGGACATAGCCGGGCTCTTCATGCTGGTCCCTGCGCTTGCCCTGATAGTAACCTCCTCTGTTGCCGGCAGGGTATCTGACCGGATCGGTTCACGGATCCTCTGCATAGCTTCAGGATTCTGTTTTATCGGTGCCATGCTCCTCTTCACTACCCTCAGTACAGCAACGCCCTTCCCCCTCCTGATCCTCAACCTCCTCCTGTTCGGGTGTTCCATCGGCCTCTTTGTCGCGCCGAACTTCCGGCTTCTCATGAGTCATGCACCGCCGGGGGAGGAGGGGGTCATATCCAGCCTTGCGATGACGGTGAGGAACACCGGGTCCTCGATAGGCGTGGCGGTCTTCTCCATGCTCTTTGTGTTCGCTGCCGGCATAACTTCCGGGAGTGCCGGCATGACCGCAGCCCAGCGGGATGCCGGGCTCCATACGGCATTCATTTTCGGGTTTGCCGTTGCGTTCATTGTCCTTGTTACGGCATACTTCTCCCACGAACGGGAAGACCCGGAAGGACATTCTCCGGAAGCATAG
- a CDS encoding aconitase X catalytic domain-containing protein, whose product MYLDPQDEKILAGEGGETRQKMLELLVALGKVFGAEKLVPIRSAQVSGASYKTIGEYGLAWLSTLDAKAVVPAVLNPIGMPRERWQEMGVSEDFAVKQQAVVAAYERLGIGLECTCTPYYLRETSYGDHLAWSESSAVSYANSVIGARTNREGGPGALAAAIIGKTPCYGFHLEENRRPQVIVRVQADTRNWSIAHYGALGYHTGKLVGNRIPFFTGLESADRDRLKGLGAAMAATGAVALYHVEGITPEAVKVPFDLSGLEIITVESAEIEALFRHMPVDAVAVGCPHCSPGELEEIARLLKGKLVMKPFYVFAAQGVIDRNQRTADAIEKSGARVFADTCMVVSPVMEQYSAIMVNSGKALAYVPDMCAAVARIGTIEDCVTEATE is encoded by the coding sequence ATGTATCTCGATCCACAGGATGAAAAAATCCTTGCCGGAGAAGGGGGTGAAACCCGGCAGAAGATGCTTGAACTCCTGGTTGCGCTCGGCAAGGTGTTCGGGGCTGAAAAACTCGTCCCGATCCGGAGTGCCCAGGTGAGCGGCGCTTCGTACAAGACGATCGGTGAATACGGGCTTGCATGGCTCTCCACGCTCGATGCAAAAGCCGTTGTGCCGGCGGTGCTGAACCCTATCGGCATGCCCCGGGAGCGGTGGCAGGAGATGGGTGTCAGCGAGGATTTTGCCGTAAAACAACAGGCCGTGGTTGCTGCCTACGAGCGGCTGGGTATCGGCCTCGAATGCACCTGCACACCGTATTACCTGCGCGAGACATCGTACGGGGACCATCTCGCATGGTCGGAGTCTTCTGCGGTCAGCTATGCGAACTCGGTGATTGGTGCCCGGACAAACCGCGAAGGCGGGCCGGGTGCCCTTGCCGCAGCGATTATCGGAAAGACGCCCTGTTACGGGTTCCATCTTGAAGAGAACCGCCGGCCCCAGGTGATCGTCCGCGTGCAGGCCGACACCCGCAACTGGAGCATCGCCCACTATGGTGCGCTCGGGTATCATACCGGTAAACTGGTGGGAAACCGCATCCCGTTCTTCACCGGGCTTGAATCCGCTGACCGTGACCGGCTCAAGGGACTCGGGGCAGCAATGGCGGCAACCGGTGCCGTGGCGCTTTATCATGTTGAGGGCATCACGCCCGAGGCCGTGAAGGTCCCGTTCGACCTCTCCGGCCTTGAAATCATCACCGTGGAATCAGCTGAGATCGAAGCGCTGTTCCGGCACATGCCGGTCGATGCTGTCGCGGTGGGGTGTCCGCACTGCTCCCCCGGGGAACTCGAGGAGATCGCCCGCCTCCTGAAGGGAAAACTCGTGATGAAGCCCTTCTACGTCTTTGCTGCGCAGGGAGTGATCGACAGGAACCAGCGCACGGCAGATGCGATCGAGAAGAGCGGGGCCCGGGTCTTTGCCGATACCTGCATGGTGGTCTCGCCCGTGATGGAGCAGTACTCCGCGATCATGGTGAACAGCGGGAAAGCTCTCGCTTACGTACCGGATATGTGCGCCGCGGTTGCCCGGATCGGGACGATCGAAGACTGTGTTACCGAGGCAACGGAATAA
- a CDS encoding UbiD family decarboxylase, with amino-acid sequence MRKFIETMRKAGLVIDIKEPVSADMQAAKMAAGTDKLLFFHNIGGHRAVMNLTANRTSLSLALGIDEAKIVKTLADAKFDGTVTEDGILPMKKPDLSKIPIMHHFPKDAGKYLTSGIVFSRWDGVENASIHRMQVLDDHRVAARLVEGRHTHVMLRNAIAKGEKLPIAVTIGTHPAVTFASCTRVPTGMELAFAAELMGGELKVKRCSNGVLVPDAEIVLEGFITAELTEEGPFVDITGTYDPVRMQHVIEFTGMYTKPDFIYHGILPGGDEHKVLMGCPYEPKIYKAVAGVTVVKNVILTKGGCGYLHAVIQIKKSTQGDGKNAIMAAFAAHTSLKHVVVVDEDIDPCNPHEVEYAIATRVTGDRDILVITGVRGSSLDPCQLEDGTNVKVGVDATMVLGREAEFSRATW; translated from the coding sequence ATGCGTAAATTCATTGAAACAATGCGAAAGGCCGGTCTTGTTATCGATATCAAAGAGCCGGTATCGGCGGATATGCAGGCTGCGAAGATGGCGGCCGGAACAGACAAACTCCTCTTCTTCCACAACATCGGCGGTCACCGTGCCGTTATGAACCTCACGGCGAACCGGACCTCGCTTTCCCTTGCGCTCGGGATTGACGAGGCGAAGATCGTAAAGACGCTCGCGGATGCAAAGTTCGATGGCACCGTAACCGAAGACGGGATCCTCCCGATGAAGAAACCCGATCTCTCGAAGATCCCGATCATGCACCACTTCCCGAAAGATGCCGGGAAGTACCTCACCTCCGGGATCGTCTTCTCCCGCTGGGACGGCGTGGAGAACGCCTCGATCCACCGGATGCAGGTGCTTGACGACCACCGTGTGGCAGCCCGGCTGGTTGAGGGTCGTCACACCCACGTGATGCTCAGGAATGCCATTGCAAAGGGCGAGAAGCTGCCCATCGCGGTGACGATCGGAACCCACCCGGCGGTTACTTTTGCGAGCTGCACGCGGGTCCCGACGGGAATGGAGCTCGCGTTCGCTGCTGAACTGATGGGCGGGGAGCTGAAGGTAAAACGGTGCAGCAACGGGGTGCTCGTTCCCGATGCGGAGATCGTGCTCGAAGGGTTCATCACGGCCGAACTCACCGAGGAAGGGCCGTTTGTCGACATCACCGGGACCTATGACCCGGTCCGCATGCAGCATGTCATCGAGTTTACCGGCATGTACACAAAACCGGACTTCATATATCACGGGATCCTGCCCGGCGGCGATGAGCACAAGGTGCTGATGGGCTGCCCCTATGAGCCGAAGATCTACAAGGCGGTGGCCGGTGTCACGGTAGTGAAAAACGTAATCCTGACAAAAGGCGGCTGCGGCTACCTCCACGCGGTCATCCAGATCAAGAAGAGCACGCAGGGTGATGGAAAGAATGCGATCATGGCAGCCTTTGCAGCCCACACCTCGCTCAAGCACGTTGTCGTGGTGGACGAGGATATCGATCCATGCAATCCCCACGAGGTAGAGTACGCGATCGCGACCCGGGTGACCGGTGACCGGGACATCCTGGTCATTACCGGCGTCCGCGGGTCTTCGCTCGACCCGTGCCAGCTCGAGGACGGCACGAACGTCAAAGTCGGGGTCGATGCAACCATGGTGCTCGGGCGCGAGGCGGAATTCTCGCGGGCCACGTGGTGA
- a CDS encoding UbiX family flavin prenyltransferase: MKKEYVVGVTGASGACYARRLLEVLCRDADVHVIISDVAAKIATHEDVSLEGFNATYHHNDKLFASIASGSHRYDGMVVIPCSAKTLAAIATGYADNLITRTADVCLKENRKCILVTREMPLSKIHLKNMLAAEEAGATIMPASPGFYHKPKTIDDLVDMVVARVLDHLDVEHDLIQRWSGYDA, translated from the coding sequence ATGAAAAAGGAATATGTTGTCGGGGTGACGGGGGCAAGCGGGGCATGCTATGCCCGCCGCCTGCTGGAGGTGCTGTGCAGGGATGCAGACGTCCATGTCATCATCTCGGATGTTGCAGCGAAGATCGCAACCCACGAGGATGTATCGCTGGAAGGCTTCAATGCAACGTATCACCACAACGACAAGCTTTTCGCGTCCATCGCGAGCGGATCCCACCGGTATGACGGCATGGTGGTAATCCCCTGCAGTGCCAAGACGCTGGCGGCGATTGCCACCGGCTATGCGGACAACCTGATAACCCGGACCGCGGATGTCTGTCTCAAGGAAAACCGGAAATGCATTCTCGTCACCCGGGAGATGCCGCTCTCGAAAATCCATCTCAAAAACATGCTTGCCGCCGAAGAAGCCGGTGCAACTATCATGCCGGCGAGTCCCGGCTTTTACCATAAGCCAAAGACCATCGATGATCTCGTGGACATGGTGGTAGCCCGCGTCCTGGATCATCTCGACGTGGAACATGATCTCATACAGCGCTGGAGTGGTTACGATGCGTAA
- a CDS encoding HD domain-containing protein gives MNQKIIKDPVHGYVELEDFALSLLDSPALQRLRYVKQLGFSYLVYPGANHTRFEHSLGTMFLADLASRRFGLDEDERRLILASALLHDIGHGPFSHASEPLMEEFLNRTHDDIDGIVEDRVGVQLRSSGIDPGELCDVVKGKHPLSGIIHGDLDVDRMDYLLRDAYYTGAPYGTVDAQRLIRHLVRTPEGTVLDENGINAAESLLIARTLMRPSVYFHHVSRIGESMFQLAVLAHAKENLKDTVSVLLQMDDASCLHTLMTSKEPVARELAGSLYGRRLYKRAIYAGSDQVNTSVFHAGIPIEKSRELAAEIADYAGVLPQEVLVDIPTIPREISLGVRVQNQHAVVSLEEISPRARILNETRREQWRLGVYTLPRHREKVSEAGIEVLHLKKPTRQDTLF, from the coding sequence GTGAACCAGAAGATCATCAAGGACCCGGTCCACGGATATGTTGAACTCGAGGATTTTGCGCTCTCCCTCCTCGATTCCCCGGCTCTCCAGCGCCTTCGCTACGTCAAGCAGCTGGGCTTCTCGTATCTCGTTTACCCGGGCGCGAACCATACCCGGTTCGAGCACTCGCTGGGCACCATGTTTCTCGCTGATCTGGCAAGCCGCCGTTTCGGTCTCGATGAGGACGAGCGCCGGCTCATCCTCGCCTCCGCGCTCCTTCATGATATCGGTCACGGCCCATTCTCCCATGCGAGCGAGCCCCTCATGGAAGAGTTCCTTAACCGCACGCATGACGATATCGATGGGATCGTGGAAGACCGGGTAGGGGTGCAGCTCAGGTCTTCAGGTATTGATCCCGGGGAGCTCTGCGATGTGGTTAAAGGAAAGCATCCGCTCTCGGGAATCATCCACGGCGATCTCGATGTGGACCGGATGGATTACCTCCTCCGGGATGCCTATTATACCGGCGCCCCTTACGGAACGGTGGATGCCCAGCGGCTGATCCGGCATCTTGTCCGGACCCCGGAAGGCACGGTCCTCGATGAGAACGGCATCAATGCAGCCGAATCGCTCCTGATTGCCCGGACCCTCATGCGCCCTTCGGTGTATTTCCACCATGTGAGCCGGATCGGGGAGAGCATGTTCCAGCTTGCCGTACTCGCGCATGCGAAAGAGAATCTGAAAGATACCGTGAGCGTTCTCCTGCAGATGGATGATGCCTCCTGCCTGCATACTCTCATGACATCAAAAGAACCGGTTGCACGGGAACTTGCAGGCAGCCTGTACGGACGCCGGTTGTATAAACGGGCCATCTATGCGGGAAGCGACCAGGTGAATACCTCTGTATTTCATGCCGGGATCCCAATAGAGAAGAGCCGGGAGCTGGCAGCCGAGATTGCTGATTATGCCGGGGTCCTGCCCCAGGAAGTTCTGGTTGACATCCCCACCATTCCCCGGGAGATTTCGCTTGGGGTCCGGGTGCAGAACCAGCACGCGGTGGTCAGTCTCGAAGAGATCTCTCCCCGGGCCCGGATCCTGAATGAAACACGGAGGGAACAGTGGCGCCTCGGGGTCTATACCCTTCCCCGGCACCGGGAGAAGGTATCCGAGGCAGGGATCGAGGTTCTCCACCTCAAAAAGCCAACCCGGCAGGACACCCTTTTTTAA
- the cofD gene encoding 2-phospho-L-lactate transferase, with protein MITFLSGGTGTPKLLRGMQKVMDRHEISVVVNTAEDIWISGNHISPDVDTVMYLFAGVLNTDTWWGIRSDTFIAHEELMRLGIDEFIAIGDKDRAVQIARGEMLRNGMRLTNVTRTLCDRFGVRENVLPMTDTEVTTQVRTELGLIHFQEYWVRAKGRIAIQEVLRSYREPPVATEEVLAAIEASDAVVIGPSNPITSILPILSCEGIRPALRGKFVLAVSPFIGNAPVSGPAGALMTAAGFEPSSIGTFNCYDGITDVFVQDVRDPAEVPRSVRFDTLMVDEDKSVELAKEVLRLIKNP; from the coding sequence ATGATCACCTTTCTTTCGGGCGGGACCGGAACCCCGAAACTCCTGCGGGGCATGCAGAAAGTCATGGATCGGCACGAAATCTCGGTTGTAGTCAACACCGCCGAGGATATCTGGATCTCGGGCAACCACATCTCACCGGATGTCGACACCGTAATGTACCTGTTTGCCGGTGTGCTCAACACGGATACCTGGTGGGGGATCCGGAGCGATACGTTCATAGCTCATGAGGAACTGATGCGCCTTGGCATTGACGAGTTCATCGCGATAGGCGACAAGGACCGGGCCGTTCAGATTGCGCGGGGCGAGATGCTCAGAAACGGCATGCGCCTCACGAATGTCACGAGAACCCTCTGCGATCGTTTCGGGGTCCGGGAGAACGTGCTGCCCATGACCGACACCGAAGTCACAACCCAGGTCAGGACCGAGCTTGGCCTGATCCACTTCCAGGAATACTGGGTGAGGGCAAAAGGCAGGATTGCGATCCAGGAAGTCCTGAGGAGTTATCGCGAGCCTCCCGTTGCAACGGAGGAGGTACTCGCAGCGATCGAGGCCAGCGATGCCGTTGTGATAGGCCCTTCAAACCCGATCACCAGTATCCTGCCTATTCTCTCCTGCGAAGGGATCAGGCCGGCACTCAGGGGAAAGTTTGTGCTCGCGGTCAGCCCGTTCATAGGAAACGCACCGGTAAGCGGTCCCGCCGGGGCACTCATGACCGCGGCGGGTTTTGAGCCGAGTTCGATAGGAACCTTCAACTGCTACGACGGGATTACTGATGTGTTCGTCCAGGATGTCCGCGATCCGGCAGAGGTCCCCCGTTCGGTCAGGTTCGACACGCTGATGGTCGATGAAGACAAGAGCGTGGAACTGGCAAAGGAAGTCCTGCGGCTAATCAAAAACCCCTGA
- a CDS encoding PEGA domain-containing protein: MIRKTILILVIFFVLLSGCIVEKSPEKGTLQFTSSPSGAQVYLDDQFRGSAPCTVTGIEPGNHTLEFRYPGYESWSTVMAVSSGSNNVFAALQPTPASTTPIPVILVTTSPTGGAQPFVTIKASRDSIVTGDSVMFSGTAIGCNQVQLTMSGPGAYVKGVPFASVPNVNSAGEWSYYWNPGSGLMPGTYTMTVSDPYKTTSDSASVKVTGNGQLSITANNFAAVQGNTVWFSGLCTTGSQNVQLVLYGPGQYTGGVALGTVSVLADKNWNFPFTIDLSTPTGYYTMYVYDVPKTATSSVQFSVGYA, from the coding sequence ATGATCCGGAAAACTATCTTAATACTGGTAATTTTTTTTGTTTTATTATCGGGTTGTATTGTAGAGAAATCTCCTGAGAAGGGAACCCTCCAGTTCACCTCATCGCCATCCGGTGCACAGGTTTACCTCGACGACCAGTTCCGGGGAAGCGCTCCCTGTACCGTGACCGGTATCGAACCCGGTAACCATACCCTTGAATTCCGGTACCCCGGTTACGAGAGCTGGTCGACTGTCATGGCGGTTTCATCGGGTTCAAACAATGTATTTGCGGCACTGCAGCCCACACCCGCAAGCACCACCCCGATTCCGGTTATCCTGGTAACCACTTCGCCGACGGGCGGAGCCCAGCCATTCGTGACGATTAAGGCAAGCAGGGACAGCATAGTCACCGGCGACTCTGTCATGTTTTCCGGCACCGCCATAGGGTGTAACCAGGTACAGCTGACAATGTCCGGGCCGGGTGCCTATGTAAAAGGTGTGCCTTTCGCATCCGTCCCGAACGTCAATTCCGCAGGGGAATGGAGTTATTACTGGAACCCGGGATCGGGACTCATGCCGGGAACCTATACCATGACGGTGAGTGATCCGTATAAGACGACATCCGACAGCGCGTCAGTGAAGGTTACCGGCAACGGGCAGCTTTCCATCACCGCGAACAACTTTGCTGCCGTCCAGGGAAACACGGTCTGGTTCTCCGGCTTATGCACAACAGGATCCCAGAATGTCCAGCTGGTTTTGTATGGGCCCGGACAGTATACAGGAGGGGTAGCGTTGGGAACGGTCTCTGTCCTTGCCGACAAGAACTGGAATTTCCCATTCACCATCGATTTAAGCACGCCTACCGGGTATTATACGATGTACGTGTATGATGTTCCCAAGACTGCCACAAGTTCAGTCCAGTTTTCCGTAGGTTATGCGTGA